From Caminibacter mediatlanticus TB-2, the proteins below share one genomic window:
- the nspC gene encoding carboxynorspermidine decarboxylase encodes MNIKTPAYVIEEDKLENNLKILKNVQDKAGCKILVALKGYATWSTFDLLEKYLAGATASGLWEAKLAQMKPWEVHTYSPAYKDDEIDEIADISHTVIFNSFNQLERFENRVKQKALIGLRVNPGVSSAPVPLYDPCAPYSRLGITKENFKADKLKNVSGLHFHTLCEQLDDALERTLEGFEKLYGEYLKDMEWVNFGGGHHITRKGYNVENLIKMIKEFKSRYPNIKDVYLEPGEAVGLNAGYLIAEVLDIVDNGMKIAILDTSAEAHMPDVLAMPYRPNVRGAGKPGEKKYTYRFGGVTCLAGDVIGDYSFDEELKVGDKVIFEDMAIYTMVKNTAFNGVRLPSIVVKRKNGEFWKVREFHFEDFKNRLS; translated from the coding sequence ATGAATATTAAAACTCCTGCATATGTTATTGAAGAAGATAAATTAGAAAATAATTTAAAAATTTTAAAAAATGTCCAAGATAAAGCAGGGTGTAAGATTTTAGTAGCCCTAAAAGGTTATGCTACTTGGTCTACTTTTGATTTGCTTGAAAAATATCTTGCAGGTGCAACGGCAAGTGGGCTTTGGGAAGCAAAGTTAGCTCAAATGAAACCTTGGGAGGTGCATACATATTCACCTGCTTATAAAGATGATGAGATTGATGAAATTGCAGATATTTCTCATACAGTTATTTTTAATTCATTTAATCAACTTGAAAGATTTGAAAATAGAGTAAAACAAAAAGCATTAATTGGTCTTAGAGTAAATCCAGGAGTATCATCAGCACCAGTCCCACTTTATGACCCGTGTGCACCATATTCTCGCCTTGGAATTACAAAAGAAAACTTTAAAGCTGATAAATTAAAAAATGTAAGTGGTCTTCATTTTCATACATTATGCGAACAGCTTGATGATGCTCTTGAGAGAACTCTTGAAGGATTTGAGAAGTTATATGGCGAATATCTAAAAGATATGGAGTGGGTTAATTTTGGAGGAGGACATCATATAACAAGAAAAGGTTATAATGTAGAAAATCTAATTAAAATGATAAAAGAGTTTAAAAGCCGATATCCAAACATCAAAGATGTATATCTCGAACCAGGCGAAGCAGTAGGGCTTAATGCAGGATATTTAATTGCTGAGGTGCTTGATATCGTTGATAATGGTATGAAAATAGCAATTCTGGATACTTCAGCTGAGGCTCATATGCCAGATGTACTTGCAATGCCTTATAGACCTAATGTAAGAGGGGCTGGAAAACCGGGTGAGAAAAAATATACTTATAGATTTGGAGGAGTTACTTGCTTAGCTGGGGATGTTATTGGAGATTATAGTTTTGATGAAGAGTTAAAGGTTGGAGATAAGGTTATTTTTGAAGATATGGCAATTTATACAATGGTAAAAAATACAGCATTTAATGGCGTTAGACTTCCAAGTATTGTAGTTAAAAGAAAAAATGGAGAATTTTGGAAGGTTAGAGAATTTCATTTTGAGGATTTTAAAAACAGATTAAGTTAA